In Onthophagus taurus isolate NC chromosome 6, IU_Otau_3.0, whole genome shotgun sequence, a genomic segment contains:
- the LOC111419518 gene encoding EF-hand domain-containing protein 1-like, translating to MAGLPKLPGYSFTDPTIMRFHLPHSFDICNGYKMPRLTGPGIGGQPLDVDSVGYFDKIDPVRYDPSLTYGRTRSVPAPQFIPHFAQYDKKCLTFPAFFKQSVVESPDEYYRVRQVNIIYFLEDDTITVMEPRVNDSGLNQGKLVRRGKIQKFDDGTCWHWKDFDVGKDIAIYGVVYHTIDCDLFTREYMKSQGLIMGEPEEMPPDPYIQNRILSSQRHMSKTPAADDIMRRFLEYDGKVLKFNALWDDRDSEYGEIRRLEIRYFLADDTVAVKEINEKNSGRDPVPQLLKKMKLPKVWTEQPVTYPSCYLERSDAEVNEYYQPKDFYVGATIFVLGRRVFLYDCDKFTRNYYRKALCYEQKPAIQIQKKEKPPVERPMPPHDGLGSLEDSLQNTLTVLPKAPRKDVLRQVLNANKRLRYEMMYDVVHPEDAIRRFVLNYSLSDGTCTILEPPIRNSGIVGGKYLSPNLLQKPGSDPLDPSYYTPADFYIGAVIEIFKQRFIIIGADLFVYRYMQANPEKFPCEVIENMRNYMYKEGLLKDDIDDQVEDNKESEKKKMRDAIGKEIKDDPTFMETCMKQMGVGSTDPEYDAKLRQKQLDEYEKSLLHSYQVPPHGIQQTVRTCSLPVTIGDVKSTDCSTLVGNFQMAPKHVDTPEEISQKYYADVYRRQQEVCNDTKQIPCQPAPKIGDEWVSDRPSGDKPTPIMVNPVELTEDACKVKMVRFSNEVDRCERDKFDLCELNLEKTTCDCTDYAKC from the exons ATGGCTGGATTGCCAAAATTGCCTGGATATAGTTTTACAGATCCAACA aTTATGCGCTTTCATCTGCCTCATTCTTTTGATATTTGTAATGGTTACAAAATGCCGAGACTCACAGGACCCGGAATAGGGGGGCAACCACTTGATGTTGATTCTGTTGGTTATTTCGATAAAATCGATCCAGTTCGATATGATCCATCGTTAACATATGGAAGGACACGATCAGTACCAGCTCCTCAATTTATTCCACATTTTGCTCAatatgataaaaaatgtttaacatttccagcattttttaaacaatcagtGGTTGAGTCACCAGATGAATATTACCGTGTTAGACAAgtcaatattatttattttttggaagATGATACAATTACAGTGATGGAACCACGTGTgaat GATAGCGGATTAAATCAAGGAAAATTAGTTCGTCGaggaaaaattcaaaaatttgacGATGGTACTTGTTGGCATTGGAAAGATTTTGATGTTGGGAAGGATATTGCCATATATGGAGTTGTTTATCATACTATTGATTGCGATCTGTTTACTCGCGAATACATGAAAAGTCAAGGTTTGATTATGGGCGAACCGGAAGAAATGCCACCGGATCCTTATATACAAAACAGAATTTTATCGAGTCAACGGCATATGTCAAAAACTCCTGCTGCTGATGATATAATGAGACGATTTTTGGAGTACGATGGAAAAGTGTTAAA gTTTAATGCTCTTTGGGATGATAGAGACTCAGAATATGGTGAAATCAGACGATTAGAGATAAGATATTTTCTTGCTGATGACACAGTTGctgtcaaagaaattaatgaaaagaaTTCAGGAAGAGATCCAGTTCcacagttattaaaaaaaatgaaattaccaAAG GTTTGGACTGAGCAACCAGTAACTTACCCATCATGCTATTTAGAACGTTCCGATGCAGAAGTAAACGAATATTACCAACCAAAAGATTTCTATGTAGGTGCCACAATTTTCGTATTAGGACGAAGAGTGTTTCTTTACGATTGCGACAAATTCACGCGAAATTATTATCGCAAAGCGTTATGTTACGAACAAAAACCAGCGATACAAATccagaaaaaagaaaaaccaccAGTGGAAAGACCGATGCCACCACACGATGGTTTAGGCTCATTAGAAGACTCATTGCAAAACACTTTAACGGTTCTGCCAAAAGCGCCTCGTAAAGATGTGTTACGTCAAGTATTAAACGCAAATAAGCGTCTTCGATACGAAATGATGTACGATGTTGTGCATCCAGAAGATGCAATAAGAAGattcgttttaaattattctttatCCGATGGGACATGTACCATTTTAGAACCACCGATCAGAAATTCTGGCATCGTAGGTGGCAAATATTTAAGTCctaatttgttacaaaaacctGGGTCGGATCCACTCGATCCAAGTTATTACACCCCAGCCGATTTTTATATTGGCGctgttattgaaattttcaaacaaagaTTTATTATAATCGGAGCAGATTTATTCGTTTATCGCTACATGCAAGCAAATCCCGAGAAATTTCCTTGCGAAGTTATCGAAAACATGAGAAATTACATGTACAAAGAAGGTTTACTCAAAGACGATATTGACGATCAAGTTGAAGATAACAAAGAATCcgaaaagaagaagatgagAGATGCGATCGGTAAAGAAATCAAAGACGATCCAACATTTATGGAAACGTGTATGAAACAAATGGGAGTTGGCTCGACGGATCCGGAGTACGATGCGAAATTAAGACAGAAACAATTAGATGAATACGAAAAATCGTTGCTACATTCTTATCAAGTACCACCGCATGGTATCCAACAAACTGTTAGAACGTGTTCTTTACCAGTTACCATTGGTGATGTTAAAAGTACGGATTGTTCTACGTTGGTTGGAAACTTCCAAATGGCACCAAAACATGTTGACACACCGGAAGAAATCAGTCAAAAGTATTACGCGGACGTTTACAGAAGACAACAAGAAGTTTGCAACGATACAAAACAAATACCATGTCAACCGGCACCGAAAATTGGTGATGAATGGGTTTCGGATCGTCCCAGTGGAGACAAACCTACACCAATTATGGTTAACCCCGTTGAGTTAACTGAAGACGCTTGTAAAGTAAAAATGGTTAGATTCTCGAACGAAGTCGATCGATGCGAGCGGGATAAATTCGATTTGTGCGAATTAAatcttgaaaaaacaacatgCGATTGCACTGATTATGCTAAATGTTGA
- the LOC111414689 gene encoding platelet-activating factor acetylhydrolase IB subunit beta homolog: protein MNTCLTPLPVEDPDGDQRWMSIHNRFVSETREKDAEVVFIGDSIIQALQHTDIWNDWFVPMHCLNFGIHRDQLQNVLWRVQNGELDNIKPKVVVLHVGTNNHGNTPEEIIEGIIEIINTIKEKLSNTYIVVPTLLPRGQHPNPLRTRILQVNDLIKSKVSQLPKVEIVPIENGFIQPDGTISHHDMYDYLLLTNSGSRKAFEPVYEMLQQLLSEGEVEKELTPTE, encoded by the exons ATGAATACATGTTTAACCCCGCTACCTGTCGAAGATCCGGACGGCGATCAGAGATGGATGAGTATA CACAATCGATTCGTTTCCGAAACGAGGGAAAAAGACGCCGAGGTTGTTTTTATTGGGGATTCTATTATTCAAGCTTTACAACATACGGATATTTGGAATGATTGGTTCGTCCCGATgcattgtttaaattttggtATTCATAGGGATCAGTTGCAAAATGTTTTGTGGAGGGTTCAAAACGGTGAACTTGACAATATTAAGCCCAAG GTTGTAGTTTTGCATGTAGGTACAAATAATCATGGAAATACTCCTGAAGAAATCATTGAAGgaataattgaaattattaatactataaaagaaaaattaagtaatacTTATATAGTAGTCCCA aCACTTTTGCCCAGAGGACAACATCCAAATCCATTACGAACCAGGATATTACAAGtgaatgatttaattaaatcaaaagtaTCTCAACTGCCTAAAGTAGAAATTGTGCCTATTGAAAATGGTTTTATTCAACCAGATGGCACTATTAGTCACCATGATATgtatgattatttattattaacaaattctGGTAGTAGGAAAGCTTTTGAACCAGTTTATGAGATGTTACAACAATTGCTTAGTGAGGGAGAAGTTGAAAAGGAGCTCACACCAACCGAATAA
- the LOC111414685 gene encoding fumarate hydratase, mitochondrial-like isoform X2, with translation MPFSYLARSSATRGVKSLVNNCRRSIYSTSTIMAEFRKERDTFGELNVPADKYYGAQTLRSVMNFPIGGEPERMPIQVVKAMGILKKAAALVNKEYGLDSKIADAISKAADDVISGKLYNDHFPLVIWQTGSGTQSNMNTNEVISNRAIELMGGTLGSKTPVHPNDHVNKSQSSNDTFPTAMHIAVAKEINECTLPGLVALRDALQQKSKEFEKIIKIGRTHTQDAVPLTLGQEFGGYVQQLTFGIDRIKDTLPRLYMLALGGTAVGTGLNTRIGFAEKTAAKIAELTGLPFVTAPNKFEALAAHDAMVEVSGALNTVACSIMKIANDIRFLASGPRCGLGELSLPENEPGSSIMPGKVNPTQCEAITMVAGQVMGNHVAVTVGGSNGHFELNVFKPMIVANVLRSAKLLGDSCQAFTKNCAVGIVANKDKIDKIMKESLMLVTALNPHIGYDKAAAIAKTAHKEGTTLKEAAIKLGHLNEQQFNEWVRPENMLGPK, from the exons ATGCCTTTCTCTTACCTTGCCCGTAGCTCTGCAACGCGAGGCGTTAAAAGCTTGGTGAATAACTGCAGGAGGTCGATTTATTCAACATCCACAATAATG GCGGAATTTCGAAAAGAACGTGATACTTTTGGTGAACTAAATGTACCAGCTGATAAATATTATGGAGCACAAACCCTTAGATCTGTTATGAATTTTCCAATTGGCGGCGAACCAGAGAGGATGCCT aTTCAAGTTGTTAAAGCAAtgggaatattaaaaaaagcagCTGCTTTAGTAAACAAAGAATACGGTTTAGATTCGAAGATAGCAGATGCGATCTCGAAAGCTGCGGATGATGTAATATCCGGAAAATTATACAACGATCATTTCCCTTTGGTCATTTGGCAAACGGGTTCTGGCACTCAATCAAACATGAACACAAATGAAGTAATTAGTAACAGGGCCATTGAATTAATGGGTGGAACGTTAGGTTCAAAAACCCCGGTACATCCAAACGATCATGTTAATAAGAGTCAAAGCAGTAACGATACTTTCCCCACAGCTATGCATATCGCCGTAgctaaagaaataaatgagTGCACTTTACCTGGATTGGTCGCTTTACGCGACGCTCTCCAACAAAAATCtaaagaatttgaaaaaatcattaaaatcggtAGAACGCATACCCAAGATGCTGTACCCTTAACTCTTGGTCAAGAATTTGGAGGTTATGTACAACAACTAACTTTTGGTATTGATAGGATTAAAGATACTTTACCAAGATTGTACATGTTGGCTTTGGGAGGCACAGCTGTTGGCACCGGATTAAATACAAGAATTGGATTTGCTGAAAAAACCGCAGCCAAAATTGCCGAATTAACTGGACTCCCATTTGTTACCGCACCAAATAAATTCGAAGCTCTTGCCGCTCACGATGCTATGGTTGAAGTTTCAGGTGCTTTAAACACAGTTGCTTGCTCAATCATGAAAATTGCCAATGATATTAG aTTTTTGGCATCTGGTCCTCGTTGCGGTTTAGGAGAATTATCACTACCCGAAAATGAACCAGGTAGTTCTATTATGCCCGGTAAAGTGAATCCAACTCAATGTGAAGCTATTACGATGGTGGCAGGTCAAGTAATGGGTAACCATGTAGCCGTAACAGTTGGTGGATCAAACGgacattttgaattaaacgtttttaaacCGATGATAGTCGCAAACGTGTTAAGATCAGCTAAATTATTGGGAGATAGTTGTCAAGCATTTACGAAAAACTGCGCTGTAGGAATCGTTgcaaataaagataaaattgataaaatcatGAAGGAAAGTTTAATGTTGGTCACCGCTTTGAATCCCCATATCGGGTACGATAAAGCTGCCGCTATTGCTAAAACCGCACATAAAGAAGGAACAACGTTGAAAGAAGCTGCTATTAAATTAGGACATTTGAACGAACAACAATTTAATGAATGGGTACGACCTGAAAATATGTTAGGGCCAAAGTAA
- the LOC111414685 gene encoding fumarate hydratase, mitochondrial-like isoform X1: protein MAEFRKERDTFGELNVPADKYYGAQTLRSVMNFPIGGEPERMPIQVVKAMGILKKAAALVNKEYGLDSKIADAISKAADDVISGKLYNDHFPLVIWQTGSGTQSNMNTNEVISNRAIELMGGTLGSKTPVHPNDHVNKSQSSNDTFPTAMHIAVAKEINECTLPGLVALRDALQQKSKEFEKIIKIGRTHTQDAVPLTLGQEFGGYVQQLTFGIDRIKDTLPRLYMLALGGTAVGTGLNTRIGFAEKTAAKIAELTGLPFVTAPNKFEALAAHDAMVEVSGALNTVACSIMKIANDIRFLASGPRCGLGELSLPENEPGSSIMPGKVNPTQCEAITMVAGQVMGNHVAVTVGGSNGHFELNVFKPMIVANVLRSAKLLGDSCQAFTKNCAVGIVANKDKIDKIMKESLMLVTALNPHIGYDKAAAIAKTAHKEGTTLKEAAIKLGHLNEQQFNEWVRPENMLGPK, encoded by the exons ATG GCGGAATTTCGAAAAGAACGTGATACTTTTGGTGAACTAAATGTACCAGCTGATAAATATTATGGAGCACAAACCCTTAGATCTGTTATGAATTTTCCAATTGGCGGCGAACCAGAGAGGATGCCT aTTCAAGTTGTTAAAGCAAtgggaatattaaaaaaagcagCTGCTTTAGTAAACAAAGAATACGGTTTAGATTCGAAGATAGCAGATGCGATCTCGAAAGCTGCGGATGATGTAATATCCGGAAAATTATACAACGATCATTTCCCTTTGGTCATTTGGCAAACGGGTTCTGGCACTCAATCAAACATGAACACAAATGAAGTAATTAGTAACAGGGCCATTGAATTAATGGGTGGAACGTTAGGTTCAAAAACCCCGGTACATCCAAACGATCATGTTAATAAGAGTCAAAGCAGTAACGATACTTTCCCCACAGCTATGCATATCGCCGTAgctaaagaaataaatgagTGCACTTTACCTGGATTGGTCGCTTTACGCGACGCTCTCCAACAAAAATCtaaagaatttgaaaaaatcattaaaatcggtAGAACGCATACCCAAGATGCTGTACCCTTAACTCTTGGTCAAGAATTTGGAGGTTATGTACAACAACTAACTTTTGGTATTGATAGGATTAAAGATACTTTACCAAGATTGTACATGTTGGCTTTGGGAGGCACAGCTGTTGGCACCGGATTAAATACAAGAATTGGATTTGCTGAAAAAACCGCAGCCAAAATTGCCGAATTAACTGGACTCCCATTTGTTACCGCACCAAATAAATTCGAAGCTCTTGCCGCTCACGATGCTATGGTTGAAGTTTCAGGTGCTTTAAACACAGTTGCTTGCTCAATCATGAAAATTGCCAATGATATTAG aTTTTTGGCATCTGGTCCTCGTTGCGGTTTAGGAGAATTATCACTACCCGAAAATGAACCAGGTAGTTCTATTATGCCCGGTAAAGTGAATCCAACTCAATGTGAAGCTATTACGATGGTGGCAGGTCAAGTAATGGGTAACCATGTAGCCGTAACAGTTGGTGGATCAAACGgacattttgaattaaacgtttttaaacCGATGATAGTCGCAAACGTGTTAAGATCAGCTAAATTATTGGGAGATAGTTGTCAAGCATTTACGAAAAACTGCGCTGTAGGAATCGTTgcaaataaagataaaattgataaaatcatGAAGGAAAGTTTAATGTTGGTCACCGCTTTGAATCCCCATATCGGGTACGATAAAGCTGCCGCTATTGCTAAAACCGCACATAAAGAAGGAACAACGTTGAAAGAAGCTGCTATTAAATTAGGACATTTGAACGAACAACAATTTAATGAATGGGTACGACCTGAAAATATGTTAGGGCCAAAGTAA
- the LOC111414697 gene encoding splicing factor 45 → MSLYDDFDVKARPTESVQGWSSSIKLLQSQLQLKKAAVTQPKRDQQRKASLPPVIDLKHKKHDEDVKHSNNNSTRSKEQQLPIISGSNYKQEYDWNVIDEYDPLWPNEYEKIVKELRDNRDRDLEKEEKRRDRRRKSRFSEAEDDTPPQASLPQIGSGFAGRWADDEEEIEPPPKIARMGQGAAIAPPPSLQEALSPPRSSSLTSKSSTPTSGTNTTNNINNNSSSYSGSSVAAKIMAKYGFKEGQGLGKQEQGMSMALQVEKTSKRGGRIIHEKEIQPAPMIEDSYSPDDKSEPTITEMMKAPSKVVLLRNMVGPGEVDDDLEPEVKDECNQKYGDVGSVIIHEINTSNPEEGVRIFVEFKRIESAIKAVVDLNGRFFGGRQVKASFYDTEKFDNLQLE, encoded by the coding sequence ATGTCTCTTTACGACGATTTCGATGTAAAAGCTCGCCCCACGGAATCCGTACAAGGTTGGTCATCCAGTATAAAACTACTTCAATcccaattacaattaaaaaaagccGCTGTAACACAACCTAAAAGAGACCAACAAAGGAAGGCCAGTTTGCCCCCTGTAATCGATTtaaagcataaaaaacacgatGAAGACGTCAAacattcaaataataattccACTAGAAGTAAAGAGCAACAACTTCCAATTATATCCGGAAGCAATTATAAACAAGAATATGATTGGAATGTTATTGATGAATACGACCCATTATGGCCAAATGAATACGAAAAGATAGTGAAAGAACTTCGTGATAACCGCGATAGAGActtagaaaaagaagaaaaaagaagggATAGGCGTCGAAAATCGAGATTTAGCGAAGCGGAAGATGATACTCCCCCACAAGCCAGTTTACCACAAATTGGAAGTGGTTTTGCAGGAAGATGGGCtgatgatgaagaagaaaTAGAACCACCTCCAAAAATTGCTAGAATGGGACAAGGTGCTGCAATTGCACCACCTCCTAGTTTACAAGAAGCTTTATCACCACCAAGAAGTAGTTCTCTTACCTCTAAATCTTCAACTCCTACTAGTGGTACTAATACCACCAATAATATCAACAATAACAGTAGTAGTTACAGTGGCTCTTCCGTTGCGGCAAAAATCATGGCGAAATATGGATTTAAAGAAGGCCAAGGATTAGGTAAACAAGAACAAGGAATGTCAATGGCTTTACAAGTtgaaaaaacatcaaaacgtGGTGGAAGGATTATCcatgaaaaagaaattcaacCAGCCCCTATGATAGAAGATTCATATTCACCTGATGATAAATCAGAACCAACTATAACTGAAATGATGAAAGCTCCAAGTAAAGTGGTTTTATTGAGAAATATGGTTGGACCAGGTGAAGTTGATGACGATTTAGAACCTGAAGTTAAAGACGAATGTAATCAAAAGTATGGAGATGTGGGAAGTGTTATAATTCATGAAATTAATACTAGCAATCCAGAAGAAGGTGTTAGGATTTTTGTAGAATTTAAGCGAATTGAAAGCGCAATTAAAGCTGTTGTCGATTTAAATGGGAGATTTTTTGGTGGCCGACAAGTTAAAGCTAGTTTTTATGATActgaaaaatttgataatttacaattagaatag
- the LOC111414698 gene encoding NADH dehydrogenase [ubiquinone] 1 alpha subcomplex subunit 7-like, producing MASKADIRDISPLLKKLRDFLLGRGHTKALRFPPEVATRSPPLPILPEGPSHRLFNNYYYSRDGRRELMPPSLIYPAQKQIAAASPKEASVGAQRAPKPGNVYAWD from the coding sequence atGGCTTCAAAAGCAGATATACGCGATATTTCACCGCTTTTGAAGAAATTACGCGACTTTTTACTGGGGAGAGGTCATACTAAAGCGTTAAGATTTCCACCGGAAGTTGCTACAAGATCTCCACCGTTACCAATTCTTCCTGAGGGACCCTCGCATAGgttattcaataattattattacagcAGAGATGGTCGTAGAGAATTGATGCCCCCATCTCTGATTTACCCAGCCCAAAAGCAAATTGCGGCTGCTTCCCCGAAAGAAGCTAGTGTTGGAGCACAACGTGCGCCAAAACCTGGTAATGTTTATGCGTGGGattaa